The DNA window TTCGCCGTCTGCGCTTGGATTGAGTGCGGACGGCCGGAAATTGGGCTTGGGCATGGTGTGGCTGAAGCTTTCCGCCATGCCAAAGCAGTAAATTGATCTTCTCCTTTTGTTCTCTGTTGATTCATTTTCAAATTCGCATGAATAACTCTCAATCAGCCATCATCACCGGCATCACCGGCCAAGACGGTGCTTACCTGGCCGAGTTGCTCCTGGCCAAGGGCTACGCCGTCTACGGCACCTACCGCCGCACCAGTTCCGTCAACTTCTGGCGCATCGAGGAATTGGGCATCGCCCAGCATCCCAATTTGCACCTGGTCGAGTTCGACCTCACCGACATGGGCTCGGCCATCCGCCTGCTGCAGGCCAGTGAGGCCACCGAGGTGTACAACCTCGCGGCGCAGAGCTTTGTCGGGGTCTCCTTCGACCAGCCCCACACCACGGCCCAGATCACCGGCATCGGCCCCTTGAACCTGCTGGAGGCCATTCGCATCGTCAACCCCAAGATCCGCTTCTACCAGGCCAGCACCTCGGAGATGTTCGGCAAGGTGCAGGCCATTCCCCAGGCGGAGGACACGCCCTTCTACCCGCGCAGCCCTTACGGTGTGGCCAAGCTCTATGCCCACTGGATGACGGTGAACTACCGCGAGAGTTACGGCATCTTTGGCGCCAGCGGCATTCTGTTCAACCATGAGTCCCCACTGCGTGGGCGCGAGTTCGTCACCCGCAAGATCACCGACAGCCTGGCCAAGATCAAACTCGGCAAGCAGGATGTGCTGGAGCTGGGCAACCTGGATGCCAAGCGCGACTGGGGCTATGCCAAGGACTATGTGGACGGCATGTGGCGCATGCTGCAGGCCGATGCGCCCGACACTTATGTGCTGGCCACCAACAGGACGCAGACGGTACGCGACTTCGTCCGCCTGGCGGCCAAGGCTGCGGGCATCGCGCTGCAGTGGCAAGGCCAGGCCGAGCAGGAGCGCGGCATCGACGCCGCTAGTGGCAAAGCCATCGTCACCATCAACCCCAAGTTCTACCGCCCGGCCGAGGTGGAACTGCTCATTGGCAACCCGGCCAAGGCCAAGGCCAAGCTGGGCTGGGAGCCGAGCACCACGCTGGAGCAGCTTTGCGCCATGATGGTGGAGGCGGACTTGCGCCGGAATGCGGCGGGGGCGTCGTTCTGAATGCGCGCAACTATTGCTCCGGCCCTATGAAGTATTAAGCAGCGTAGCGAACGCGCCGGTCCTGGAAGTAGCGCATCACACGCTGCGGGTTTTGTTCCAGCATCGCCATATGGTCGTTCGCAGCTTCGCGTAATTTGGCCTTGGTTCGCACCGGCACGTGTTTGCCCATTTCCTGTTTGAGATCGGCGTTGAGCCTCTCCTCAGGGTTGAGTTGGGGGCTGTAACTGGGCAGGTAAAACAGCTCGATCTGCGCGTGATGCAAGGCCACCCAAGCCTTCACCAACTTGCTGTGATGCACCCTCAGGTTGTCCAGAATCAGGAATACCTTCCTGCCTGCATCCTTGATCAAGGCCTGCAAGAACTCGATCAGCTTGTCGGCGTCAAACGCCTCGTCGATGATCATCCAGCGGGTCTTGCCCTGGTTGGTGACCGTGGCGATCATCGAGAGCTTCTGGCGCGTCCCGCCCACCGCCATCGCCACCGGTGTTTTGCCCGCAGGGGCAAAGCTTCTGCCGCGCACGTCCGTGTTGACCAGCGCGGTTTCGTCTCCCCAGTGGATTTCCCCGCCCTCAGCCCTGGCGCGCTGCTCGATGGCGGGGTATTCGCCCTCCAGCCAAGCCTGCACCGCCGCGGGGCTTTGCTCGTAGGCTCGCTTGATCGGCTTTTGTGGCGTAAAGCCCCAGCGGGTGAGGTACTTTCCAACGCTGCGCACCTGCAGTTTGATGTCGAACTCTTGTTCAATGAGTTGCATCACCGCAGCGCGGCTCCACAGGTGAAAGTCCATCTTGAGTTGCTCAGGACGCGTGTCAATGATCAGGCGCTGGATCGTCTCTTCTTGCGCTTGACTGAGCACCCGACCGTCGCCTCTGGCGCGTCNCAACTTGCGCTGCACCGCGCGCAGCACAATGCCCAGGATCGTGCGCTGACGCTTGATGCAGCGCTGCAAGCGCCGATACTGCTTGGCATGGGCATAGCCGCCAGCCTTGAAGCGCAAGCCTTTGCCTTCCTTGGCATAGGTCTGCTTGAGCGCGATGCCCGCCTGTTTGGCTGCACGCACCACCTTGTGGCGCGCAATCTCCAGCAGGCGGCTGTCGGTGGGGTGGGCAACAGCCTTCTCCTGCACCGTGGTATCGACGATCACCCGCTGCAGTTCCTGGGGCTGCACGGCCTGGATCGTCACGGCGGTGTCGATGGTGGCTTTGAGCAGCTCTTCCAGCCCGTCTTCGCCCAGGGCGCGGCGAAAGCGCCCGATCTGGGTGGGGTCGCACGGCGGGCGATGCTCAAAGTACACCCGTCCGCTGAAGAACTGCCACAGCACGTTCTCGCTCCAGCGCACCACCAGGTCCTCATCGCTCAGGTTGAAGGTGTGCTTCAGATACAGCAGGCTGATCATCAACCGCAGAGGCAGCCGGGGGCGTCCGGCGGGACTGGCGCCTGCGCCCACCAGCGACTGTGTAGGGCCGAACAGGTCGTGCCCTTCGAGGACTGCACCCTGCCGCGCCTGGTGTTCAAACTTGACGGCCAGCGCCGCTTCCAACTGCGCCCACGGTAGCCGCGTGGCCAGCACTGCCAGGGGATCGTTCAGGTGGATCATGGCGTCGATGCGGCTGCGGAAAAAGTCGGGCGTGGTCATCCTCAAATCCCTCAGAAATCAGTTTCTCCAATAACGCTTCTCAAGGGATTCGGTGCACAGAAAAACAGAAAACTGTGAGCATTCATGCGGGCTGGCGGGGTTTTGCAGGGCCGACGACGTAATGGCACGATCCACCGAAGTACCTCCATGCCTGCTCGTGCAGTTCGGCCCAGACCTGCTGGCTGGACTTCCACACGACGCGCCGGAAGCTGCGCCGCGAGTAGCGCAGCGTGGCCACGAACAGCCGCGGCTTGCGATAGCGGTCGGTGCCGGGCACAAGCGTGGGGGCGCCCTCGCCGTAGTCGACCTGCATCTCCTCGCCGGGCACAAAGCTCAGGCGGTCGAACTGCTCGGGCTCCTTGTGGCGCAGGCGCGCGGCGAAGCGCTTGACCGAGTTGTACGCGCCGCCGAATGCGTACTGGTCAACCAGGTCCTGGTCGATCGCCATGGCGTTGCGCTGCAGGCGCAGCTGCGCCTCGATGAACGCGCGGTGCGGCTCGCACGCCGACGCCGTGGCGGCCGCCGGAGTCGGTGGCCGGGGTGGAGCAGTTTGCTCTTCCGAGTCGGTGGCCACCCCGGGGCAGTTTGGCCGCTCGGCGGCAAAGCGCTGCTGGTAGGCGCGGATCGTGTGGCGCGAAATGCCCGTGATGCGGGCGATCTCGCGCTGCGTCGCTCCCTTGCCCAACAGGGTCCAGATCGTGGTTTGGAGATGTGGCTTCAAGACGTTCAACTGTGAGTCCCCGAGACGTGCAAGGGGACAGAAAGTAACGTCCTGCCAGTGTGGCCTCCGGCTACGGCGACGCGCCGCTCATCGCGTCAAATCGCCGTGGCCAGGGTGGAGCAGTTTGACCTGGCCACAAGTGGAGCAGTTTGGGTGGCCATCAGGGCACGCAACGGTGCAGCGGGTGCTGGCGCAGGCCGGGCTACCGCACTGCGGGGCGATCCAGCGAGCATCAATGATCGAGCCCTACCTGCCGTTCGTGCTGCGCACGCTGGAGAAATTCCCCACGCTGACTGCGGCGCGCTTGTACGCGATGGTGCGCGAGCGCGGGTACGCGGGGGCGCCGGACCACTTCCGCCACCGCATCGCGCTGCACCGGCCGCGCCCGGCGCCCGAAGCCTACTTGCGGCTGCGCACGCTGCCGGCTGAACAAGCCCAGGTGGACTGGGCTCACTTTGATCACATGGAGATCGGGCGCGCCCGCCGCCCGCTCATGGGCTTCGTGATGGTGCTGTCGTACTCGCGCGCGATCTACCTGCGCTTCTTCCTCGACGCGCGCATGGAGAGCTTCCTGCGTGGGCACCTCGGCGCGTTCCACGCCTGGTGCGGGGTCCCGAAGGTCCTGCTCTACGACAACCTGCGCTCGGCGGTGCTCGAGCGCGCGGGAGATGCCATCCGCTTCCACCCGACGCTCTTGGCCTTCGCCGCGCATTATCGCTACGAGCCGCGCCCGGTGGCCGTGGCGCGCGGCAACGAGAAGGGTCGGGTCGAGCGCGCGATCCGCTACATCCGCGATGCCTTCTTCGCCGGGCGCGAGTTCGACAGCCTGGCCGACCTCAACCATCAGGCCCAGGTCTGGTGCCGCACCCAGGCGGCCGAGCGGGCTTGCCCCGAGGATCGGGACCTGCGCGTGCGCGAAGCCTTCGCGCGCGAGCAGCCGCTGCTGCTGGCGTTGCCCGCCGAACCCTATCCGGTCGAGGAGGTGGTGGTGGCCCGGGTGGGCAAGACGCCCTACGTGCGCTTCGACCTCAACGACTACTCGGTGCCCCACACCCACGTGCGCCGCGCCGTGACGGTGCGCGCCGACACCACCCAGGTCCGGGTGCTCGACGGCGATCAGGTGCTGGCCATCCACCGCCGCAGCTTCGATCGCGGCGGACAGATCGAGGAGCCGCGCCACATCGAGGAGCTCAAGCAGCGCAAGGCTGCGGCGCGCCAACACCGGGGCGTCAACAGCCTCACGCGCGCCGTGCCGGCGGCGCAGGCGCTGCTGGAGCGCGCGGCCGCCGCCGGCGCGCACATCGGCGCCATCACCCGGGAGATGGAGCACCTGCTCGAGCGCTTCGGCGCGCCCGATCTGCAGGCCGCCATCCTGGAGGCGCTGGACGGCGGCGTGGCCCACCCCAACGCCGTGCGCGTTTGCCTGGAGCGGCGACGCCTGCAGCGCGGCGCGCCAGCGCCCGTGGCCTCCTGCCTGCCCGAGCACGTGCGGAACAAGGACGCCGCGGTGCGGCCGCACCCGCTCGACACCTACGACCAACTGACCCTGGAGAACGACGATGACGATCAGCCCGAACAGTCCTGATTCTCTGCTGCGCCGCGCCCAGGCGCTGCACCTGAGCGGCCTCGCCGAGCACTGGGGCGAGGCGGCCGGCGCGCCCTGGGTGCCGGCGCTGCTGCAGTGGGAGGAGGACGCGCGCGCCCAGCGCTCGCTGTGCCGGCGCATAGCCCAAGCGAAGCTGGGCCGCTTCAAGGCACTGGCCGACTTCGACTGGAAATGGCCCCGCCGCATTGACCGCGGCGCCATCGAGGATCTCATGCAACTGCGCTTCGTCAAGGAGGCCGTCAACGTCGTGCTCATCGGCCCCAACGGCGTGGGCAAATCCACCCTGGCGCAGAACCTGGCCCACCAGGCGCTCGTACACGGTCACACGGTGCTGTTCAAGCCCGCCGGCGACATGCTCGGGGAACTGGCCGCCCTGGACAGCGACTCCGCCCTGAGGCGGCGCCTGCGCCACTACGCGGCCCCCGACGTGCTGGTCATCGACGAGGTCGGCTACCTCTCCTACTCCAACCGCCACGCCGATCTGCTGTTCGAGCTCATCAGCCGGCGCTACGAGAAGCGCTCGACCATCGTGACCACCAACAAGCCCTTCGCACAATGGTCCGAGGTGTTCCCCAACGCCGCCTGCGTGGTCTCGCTGGTCGACCGCCTGGTCCATCACGCCGAAGTCGTGTCCATCGATGCGAACTCGTATCGCCTCAAGGAGGCGCGCGAGCGCACCGAGACCCGGGCGGGCAAGCGCCGAGGCCCCAAGAGCGGCGGCGAGGCCGCATCATGAACCGCCCCCCACTGCTGCCCTCTGGGCTGCGGCGCGGCGTGGCCTTCCTCGTGCCCGACACCTGGAGCGCTGAGCAGGCACTGGCCGTGTTCGAACTGCTCGACGATCTGCGCGAGGTGATCGGAACGCGCTACATCGTCGACCTCCAGAGCGCGCTGCGCGAGCAGCGCGAACCCAACCGCGATCCGCGCCAGCCCGACTTGCCCTTCGCCGTGCCCGACGACGACTTCTGAACGACACCGACCACAACAACGGGGCCGGCAGGCCCCCTGTTGTGTCAGCCTCTGGACAGCGCCTCGGCGCCGGATATGCGCGGATTTACAAAGCCGTCAACACACGGGCTATGCCATTGAAATGCGAGTGAACCCGGCATTTGTGCGCGCCAATGAAATTCCAGTTTTACGCGGCTCCCACGAAAAACTGACGCAAGCCACAGGTTTTGCCCCGCGTTTTGCGCTGAACGATACGTTGGACTGGATGCTGACCAGCGACCCCGTGTAGCCGTCAGATGTACAACATCGTTTGACTTCATGGCTGGGCTTGAGTCGGCGGTGTCAAACAACGTTTGACAGGAACCAGCCATGGAAGTGACGCTGAAGAACATGAGTAACAGCACGGCGCTGATCATGTCCCCAACCGCCAAAGCACGAAAAGCAGCCCAATCCTGGCGCTCTTGAATGCAGAGGGCTGGAAGCCAGATTTGCGCAGGAATGCGGCGGGCGTCGTTTTGAACCAGAGCTGAATGCCGAGAGCGGGGGTGTGGAGTATTCTTTCCTGACTGGAAGATGATTGCGAGGGTTGAACCATGCTACAAACGATTGAGGTTGAAATCGACATGCAGGGGCGAATGCGCCGCGTCGGTGGCGGCGGGCCCCTGCCAGCAGGCCGCGCCTTGTTGACCCTGCTGACGCCTCCGGCCAATGAAGCCGCCTTGCTTTCAGAAGCAGCCTTGGCCGAAGACTGGCTCAAACCCGAAGAGGATGCAGCATGGGCTCACTTGCAGCCGGTCAGGTCGTAGTGTTGCCATTTCCGTTCTCCGATTTGTCGCGGAACAAATATCGGCCAGCATTGGTGTTGGCCGATACCGGCCGTGGCGACTGGATTGCCTGTCAGATCACCAGCAATCCATATGCCGATCCTCGTGCCCTTGCATTGACGGCGCAAGACTTCGATCACGGCAGTCTTGCGCATATGAGTTATGTCCGTCCCGGCAAGTTATTCACCGCCCATGAAGACTTGATTGATCATTCAGTCGGCACTGTCAATCTGGATTTTCTGCAAAAGGCGCGGGAAGCGGTCATTCTGGTCATCCGAGGGTAACGTGTGCCTGGATTGCGGGGCGGTCTCGATTTGGTGCACATCGTTTTCCTGCTGGGGCGCCGTTTTGAGTGGGCCTCCCCTGCTAAAATGACCACTTTCAATGACCATCTGGAGGGGCCATGCAATCGACCATCGCCGTTGGTGCCTTCAAGGCGCGGTGTCTCAAACTGCTCGATGAGGTCGCCCAGAGCCATGAGGAACTGATCCTGACCAAGCGGGGCCGCCCCATCGCCAAGGTGGTGCCCATCCCTGCGACACACCCGCTTTTCGGCGCCATGCGGGGTTCTGTGCAGCATGCTGGCGACTTGATCGCCCCCATCGGCGATAACTGGGAAGCCGGAGCCGCGCCTTGAGCGATGTGCTGCTCGATACGCATGCGTGGGTCTGGCTGCTGGAGGGCGATGCGCGCTTGGGTGCAAGAGCGGTTTCGAGCATTGAGGCCGCGGCACGAACAGGCGCCGTTTGGGTGAGTGCCATCAGCCCCT is part of the Thiomonas sp. X19 genome and encodes:
- a CDS encoding type II toxin-antitoxin system PemK/MazF family toxin, whose translation is MGSLAAGQVVVLPFPFSDLSRNKYRPALVLADTGRGDWIACQITSNPYADPRALALTAQDFDHGSLAHMSYVRPGKLFTAHEDLIDHSVGTVNLDFLQKAREAVILVIRG
- the istA gene encoding IS21 family transposase — protein: MRAISRCVAPLPNRVQIVVWRCGFKTFNCESPRRARGQKVTSCQCGLRLRRRAAHRVKSPWPGWSSLTWPQVEQFGWPSGHATVQRVLAQAGLPHCGAIQRASMIEPYLPFVLRTLEKFPTLTAARLYAMVRERGYAGAPDHFRHRIALHRPRPAPEAYLRLRTLPAEQAQVDWAHFDHMEIGRARRPLMGFVMVLSYSRAIYLRFFLDARMESFLRGHLGAFHAWCGVPKVLLYDNLRSAVLERAGDAIRFHPTLLAFAAHYRYEPRPVAVARGNEKGRVERAIRYIRDAFFAGREFDSLADLNHQAQVWCRTQAAERACPEDRDLRVREAFAREQPLLLALPAEPYPVEEVVVARVGKTPYVRFDLNDYSVPHTHVRRAVTVRADTTQVRVLDGDQVLAIHRRSFDRGGQIEEPRHIEELKQRKAAARQHRGVNSLTRAVPAAQALLERAAAAGAHIGAITREMEHLLERFGAPDLQAAILEALDGGVAHPNAVRVCLERRRLQRGAPAPVASCLPEHVRNKDAAVRPHPLDTYDQLTLENDDDDQPEQS
- a CDS encoding type II toxin-antitoxin system Phd/YefM family antitoxin — its product is MQSTIAVGAFKARCLKLLDEVAQSHEELILTKRGRPIAKVVPIPATHPLFGAMRGSVQHAGDLIAPIGDNWEAGAAP
- the gmd gene encoding GDP-mannose 4,6-dehydratase codes for the protein MNNSQSAIITGITGQDGAYLAELLLAKGYAVYGTYRRTSSVNFWRIEELGIAQHPNLHLVEFDLTDMGSAIRLLQASEATEVYNLAAQSFVGVSFDQPHTTAQITGIGPLNLLEAIRIVNPKIRFYQASTSEMFGKVQAIPQAEDTPFYPRSPYGVAKLYAHWMTVNYRESYGIFGASGILFNHESPLRGREFVTRKITDSLAKIKLGKQDVLELGNLDAKRDWGYAKDYVDGMWRMLQADAPDTYVLATNRTQTVRDFVRLAAKAAGIALQWQGQAEQERGIDAASGKAIVTINPKFYRPAEVELLIGNPAKAKAKLGWEPSTTLEQLCAMMVEADLRRNAAGASF
- the istB gene encoding IS21-like element helper ATPase IstB, producing the protein MTISPNSPDSLLRRAQALHLSGLAEHWGEAAGAPWVPALLQWEEDARAQRSLCRRIAQAKLGRFKALADFDWKWPRRIDRGAIEDLMQLRFVKEAVNVVLIGPNGVGKSTLAQNLAHQALVHGHTVLFKPAGDMLGELAALDSDSALRRRLRHYAAPDVLVIDEVGYLSYSNRHADLLFELISRRYEKRSTIVTTNKPFAQWSEVFPNAACVVSLVDRLVHHAEVVSIDANSYRLKEARERTETRAGKRRGPKSGGEAAS